In one Dermatophilaceae bacterium Sec6.4 genomic region, the following are encoded:
- a CDS encoding DUF58 domain-containing protein: MTQWRPTPALITAAALAGGLLLIAVLTHEPDLVVLAAPLLIIFSWSLLERPHGHPGVATPSTSARTGEDIAQDWTLQVTDTDGAETVHAFVRSTPQVVMDPRSGVLVATPGDGQAELAMRWWSRRWGPADVGSGSCMLWSSWSGFRAGPLSFHPVRTRVTPAVPPFSATGSAPRPTGLIGANRSVRQGDGSEFADLRIFQSGDRLRRIHWPISARTGQLHVCTMYAELDSEILLVLDAEDEYGDPATPSDTSLDIGVRACAAMAAHLLHRGERVGLRVISGVTPGRLRSRGGSAQLRRILYELSGVRSAPVGRAGSAPRNRIAASRGTLIVVVTPLTGTAATVLAAGAAQRGLPTVIVDSQPRPEGVDDAAQRLSMLQRQVRIDGLQQHGLAVVPWRGPGSLDPVLRRMAAAGRGSRNR; the protein is encoded by the coding sequence ATGACCCAGTGGCGGCCCACCCCGGCACTGATCACCGCCGCCGCACTGGCGGGCGGCCTGCTGCTGATCGCGGTGCTGACCCATGAGCCCGACCTCGTGGTCCTCGCAGCGCCGCTGTTGATCATCTTCTCCTGGTCGCTGCTGGAGCGGCCGCACGGTCATCCGGGTGTCGCGACGCCCTCGACCTCCGCCAGGACGGGTGAGGACATCGCGCAGGACTGGACCCTTCAGGTCACGGATACGGACGGCGCGGAAACGGTGCACGCGTTCGTGCGGTCGACCCCGCAGGTCGTGATGGATCCCCGCTCGGGCGTGCTGGTCGCGACCCCCGGTGACGGGCAGGCGGAACTGGCGATGAGGTGGTGGTCACGACGCTGGGGGCCCGCCGACGTGGGCTCCGGCAGCTGCATGTTGTGGAGCTCGTGGTCCGGTTTTCGCGCCGGGCCACTCTCGTTCCATCCGGTCAGAACCCGAGTCACCCCGGCCGTGCCACCGTTCTCAGCAACCGGGAGCGCACCCCGACCGACCGGTCTGATCGGGGCCAACCGCAGCGTGCGGCAGGGTGACGGGTCCGAATTCGCCGACCTGCGGATCTTCCAGAGCGGTGACCGGTTACGCCGGATCCACTGGCCGATCTCGGCTCGGACCGGACAGTTGCACGTATGCACCATGTACGCCGAGCTGGACAGCGAGATCCTGCTCGTGCTCGACGCAGAGGACGAATACGGCGATCCGGCCACTCCCTCCGACACGTCGCTCGACATCGGCGTCCGCGCCTGCGCTGCGATGGCGGCCCATCTGCTGCACCGCGGCGAGCGGGTCGGTCTGCGGGTCATCAGCGGTGTCACCCCGGGACGGCTGCGTAGCCGGGGTGGATCAGCGCAACTGCGGCGGATCCTCTACGAGCTGTCGGGGGTACGGTCCGCGCCCGTCGGTCGCGCGGGTTCGGCGCCCCGTAACCGCATTGCCGCATCGCGTGGGACGCTCATCGTCGTCGTGACTCCGTTGACGGGAACGGCGGCGACCGTTCTTGCTGCGGGAGCAGCACAACGAGGCCTGCCAACCGTGATCGTGGACTCCCAGCCCCGGCCGGAAGGTGTCGATGACGCCGCCCAACGGTTGAGCATGCTGCAGCGCCAGGTCCGCATCGATGGTCTGCAACAACACGGCCTCGCGGTCGTGCCCTGGCGCGGACCGGGTTCTCTGGACCCCGTGCTGCGGCGGATGGCCGCAGCCGGCCGCGGAAGCCGCAACAGATGA
- a CDS encoding MoxR family ATPase translates to MTTLMTPNDTTRRAGEVLDQVELAVIGKRKQLEVVLATILAGGHVLIEDNPGLGKTLAARSFAQTLGLSFARAQFTPDLLPSDLTGSFVYDQGRAEFAFRQGPVFTGLLLADEINRTPPKTQAALLEAMQEHQVTIEGQTFELPRPFHVIATANPVEYEGTYPLPEAQLDRFLSRVAFGYPDEIEELEVLARRMARRTEDIQLSAVVDAAELLAMQAAVEQVVVDPSVSQYCVRLAAATRTHGQLAMGASPRGSLGLVLLARAVAVVRGRDYVTPEDVKSIATAVLAHRVAVLPELWMTSITGTDIVRELLDAVPAPSSRARS, encoded by the coding sequence ATGACCACACTGATGACACCGAACGACACCACCCGCCGCGCCGGGGAGGTGTTGGACCAGGTCGAGCTCGCCGTGATCGGCAAACGCAAGCAGCTCGAGGTGGTCCTCGCGACAATCCTGGCCGGCGGCCACGTGCTCATCGAGGACAACCCCGGTCTGGGTAAGACCCTGGCTGCCCGCTCGTTCGCCCAGACCCTGGGGCTGTCCTTCGCGCGGGCCCAGTTCACTCCCGACCTGTTGCCCTCGGACCTGACCGGTTCCTTCGTCTACGACCAGGGTCGGGCCGAATTCGCCTTCCGGCAGGGGCCGGTCTTCACCGGGCTGCTGCTCGCCGATGAGATCAACCGGACACCGCCCAAGACCCAGGCGGCACTGCTGGAGGCGATGCAGGAGCATCAGGTCACCATCGAGGGTCAGACCTTTGAGCTGCCGCGCCCCTTCCACGTCATCGCGACCGCCAATCCGGTGGAGTACGAGGGCACCTACCCGCTCCCCGAAGCTCAGCTGGACCGCTTCCTGTCCCGGGTCGCGTTCGGCTACCCCGACGAGATCGAGGAGCTGGAGGTGCTGGCACGCCGGATGGCCCGACGCACCGAGGACATTCAGTTGTCGGCGGTCGTCGACGCGGCGGAACTGCTGGCGATGCAGGCTGCGGTCGAGCAGGTCGTGGTGGATCCTTCGGTCAGCCAGTACTGCGTCCGACTGGCTGCCGCCACCCGCACGCACGGTCAGTTGGCGATGGGCGCCTCACCACGCGGCTCGCTCGGGCTGGTGCTGCTGGCTCGGGCGGTCGCCGTGGTGCGCGGACGTGACTATGTGACACCCGAGGATGTCAAGAGCATCGCAACGGCAGTCCTGGCTCATCGCGTCGCAGTGCTGCCGGAACTGTGGATGACCTCGATCACCGGCACCGATATCGTCCGCGAACTGCTGGATGCGGTCCCTGCGCCGTCCTCCCGGGCCCGGTCGTGA
- a CDS encoding DUF4129 domain-containing protein codes for MVGRGGSTAVDDTRRRTRAVVGVVLTGCVFLVVLLAASSSGTPVFVAGRGSATPTPSATPTSIPAPVPTGLLRVRASGTASGFAALGILGIAFAAIFLILAIGILAVAGRSAFSTFRSRNAVRTANALREVVDGGSTRADAVGRALADLQRAVVEGSPRAGIVAAWVRLEQLAADSGVPLRLSETPAELTIRVLDGLDVPGRYVLRLADLYREARFSDHRMTETDRGEASRCISAICTVAPGPSAEQLTP; via the coding sequence ATGGTGGGACGGGGCGGCAGCACAGCAGTGGACGACACACGTCGGCGTACCCGCGCTGTGGTCGGCGTCGTCCTGACCGGGTGCGTGTTCCTGGTGGTGTTACTCGCCGCCTCCTCTTCGGGGACACCGGTCTTCGTCGCGGGGCGCGGCAGTGCCACCCCGACGCCATCCGCCACCCCGACGTCGATTCCTGCGCCCGTACCGACCGGCCTCCTGCGGGTCCGGGCGTCCGGCACGGCCTCCGGATTCGCGGCGTTGGGCATCCTCGGGATCGCGTTCGCAGCGATTTTCCTCATCCTGGCGATCGGGATCCTCGCCGTGGCGGGCCGGTCGGCGTTCTCGACCTTTCGTAGCCGCAATGCGGTACGCACTGCGAACGCCCTTCGCGAGGTGGTGGACGGCGGTTCTACGCGGGCCGATGCCGTGGGGCGCGCCCTGGCCGATCTGCAGCGGGCCGTGGTCGAAGGCTCACCCCGGGCGGGCATCGTCGCTGCGTGGGTACGGCTGGAACAGCTTGCGGCGGACTCGGGGGTGCCGCTGCGGCTCAGTGAAACCCCGGCCGAGCTGACGATCCGGGTACTGGACGGGTTGGATGTCCCAGGACGCTACGTGCTGCGGCTGGCCGACCTGTACCGCGAGGCGCGGTTCAGCGACCACCGGATGACCGAGACCGACCGGGGCGAAGCGTCGCGGTGCATCAGCGCCATTTGCACCGTCGCACCGGGTCCCTCCGCAGAGCAGTTGACACCGTGA
- the valS gene encoding valine--tRNA ligase codes for MTERPTPATPSVPDRPTVDGLEQRWDAVWTQQGTYTFDRERALSLPRDQVFSIDTPPPTASGSLHVGHVFGYTHTDCMARYQRMSGREVFYPIGWDDNGLPTERRVQNYYGVRGDHTAAYIEDFTPPLRGAEGKSVKAADQVPISRANFIPLCEELTEADEKTFEDLFRTLGISFDWSRTYRTIDDRSRAVAQQAFLRNLARGEAYQAEAPGLWDVTFQSAVAQAEVEARDYPGAYHRVAFHTPDGDPIYIETTRPELLPAVVALIAHPDDERYADLFGSMVTSPLFGVEIPVVAHPAAEPDKGAGIAMCCTFGDLTDVIWWRELQLPIRSVMTRNGRIQGETPDWIAGGPGEALYAEQLATKTTFSARAAVVDALRASGDLDGEPKTTQRKANFFEKGDKPLEIVTSRQWYIRNGGRDAQLREALVARGGEVDFHPGFMRSRYTNWVEGLNGDWLISRQRFFGVPFPIWYPIDEHGEVNYSSPLPADEADLPVDPQVDLPSGYTADQRGVPGGFVADPDIMDTWATSSLSPQLAAGWPVAADPGGRNDPELFDAIFPMDLRPQGHDIIRTWLFSSVVRSHYEHGSVPWTGAAINGWILDPDRKKMSKSKGNAETPLDVVRQHGADAVRYWAASARLGADSAYDTGQMKVGRRLAMKLLNASKLALTIGESDGDPGAVTHPLDLAMLAGLRDVVASSTRGWESWDYTRSLEVTESFFWTFCDDYIELIKDRAYGGQHESDAQLSDDTASARAALRIALSVLLRLFAPFLPYATEEVWSWWQQGSVHRASWPTEEECGPGHGDARALQVVGAALAGVRRAKSDAKLGMRAQVTEMTLTAPADVLELIRSGESDLRAAGKINGMTYSEGSALAVTDVTLVPPPPRGADTH; via the coding sequence ATGACCGAACGTCCCACGCCAGCCACCCCTTCCGTTCCCGACCGGCCGACCGTCGACGGCCTGGAGCAGCGCTGGGATGCCGTCTGGACGCAGCAGGGGACGTATACGTTCGACCGGGAGCGCGCCTTGTCGCTGCCGCGGGACCAGGTCTTCTCCATCGACACCCCGCCGCCCACCGCGAGCGGCAGCCTGCATGTCGGGCACGTCTTCGGTTACACCCACACCGACTGCATGGCGCGCTACCAGCGAATGAGCGGGAGGGAGGTGTTCTACCCGATCGGCTGGGACGACAACGGGTTGCCGACCGAGCGCCGGGTGCAGAACTACTACGGCGTGCGCGGTGACCACACTGCGGCGTACATCGAGGACTTCACTCCCCCGCTGCGGGGCGCCGAAGGAAAGTCCGTGAAGGCCGCCGATCAGGTGCCGATCAGCCGAGCCAACTTCATCCCCCTGTGCGAAGAGCTGACCGAGGCCGACGAGAAGACGTTCGAGGATCTCTTCCGCACCCTGGGCATCTCTTTCGACTGGAGCCGCACCTACCGCACCATCGATGACCGCTCCCGGGCCGTGGCCCAGCAGGCATTCCTGCGCAACCTGGCGCGTGGCGAGGCATACCAGGCCGAGGCTCCGGGTCTGTGGGACGTGACTTTCCAGTCCGCGGTCGCCCAGGCCGAGGTCGAGGCGCGCGACTACCCGGGCGCCTATCACCGGGTTGCCTTCCACACACCGGACGGCGACCCGATCTACATCGAGACCACCCGCCCGGAGCTGCTCCCCGCGGTCGTCGCGTTGATCGCCCACCCCGACGACGAGCGGTACGCCGACCTGTTCGGCAGCATGGTCACCTCGCCGCTGTTCGGTGTCGAGATCCCCGTCGTCGCCCACCCGGCTGCCGAGCCGGACAAGGGCGCCGGTATCGCGATGTGCTGCACCTTCGGAGATCTGACCGACGTGATCTGGTGGCGTGAACTGCAGCTCCCGATCCGCTCGGTGATGACCCGTAACGGCCGCATCCAGGGCGAGACTCCGGACTGGATCGCGGGCGGCCCCGGCGAGGCTCTGTACGCCGAGCAGCTGGCGACCAAGACCACCTTCTCCGCACGGGCCGCCGTCGTGGATGCGCTGCGCGCCAGCGGCGACCTGGACGGCGAGCCGAAGACGACCCAGCGCAAGGCGAACTTCTTCGAGAAGGGCGACAAGCCGCTGGAGATCGTCACCAGCCGCCAGTGGTACATCCGCAACGGCGGTCGTGACGCGCAGCTGCGCGAGGCGCTGGTCGCCCGAGGCGGCGAGGTCGACTTCCACCCGGGCTTCATGCGTAGCCGTTACACCAACTGGGTCGAGGGCCTCAACGGTGACTGGCTGATCAGCCGTCAGCGTTTCTTCGGGGTGCCGTTCCCGATCTGGTACCCGATCGACGAGCACGGCGAGGTTAACTACTCGAGCCCACTCCCGGCCGATGAAGCCGACCTTCCGGTCGACCCGCAGGTCGACCTACCGTCCGGTTACACCGCCGACCAGCGTGGTGTGCCAGGTGGATTCGTCGCCGACCCGGACATCATGGATACCTGGGCCACCTCCTCACTCAGCCCACAGCTCGCCGCCGGATGGCCGGTCGCCGCCGACCCGGGCGGCCGCAACGACCCCGAGTTGTTCGACGCGATCTTTCCGATGGACCTGCGCCCGCAAGGCCACGACATCATCCGCACCTGGCTCTTCTCCTCGGTCGTGCGTAGCCACTACGAGCACGGCAGTGTGCCCTGGACCGGTGCGGCCATCAACGGATGGATCCTGGATCCGGACCGCAAGAAGATGTCCAAGAGCAAGGGCAATGCCGAAACCCCGCTGGATGTGGTGCGCCAACACGGCGCCGACGCGGTGCGCTACTGGGCTGCGTCCGCGCGCCTGGGCGCCGACTCGGCCTACGACACCGGCCAGATGAAGGTCGGGCGACGGCTGGCGATGAAGCTGCTGAACGCCAGCAAACTCGCACTCACCATCGGTGAATCCGACGGCGATCCGGGCGCAGTCACCCACCCGCTGGACCTGGCGATGCTCGCCGGGCTACGCGACGTGGTCGCCTCATCGACCCGCGGCTGGGAGTCCTGGGACTACACCCGCTCCCTGGAGGTCACCGAGAGCTTCTTCTGGACGTTCTGCGACGACTACATCGAGCTCATCAAGGACCGCGCGTACGGCGGGCAGCACGAATCCGACGCACAGCTCAGCGACGACACGGCGAGCGCACGCGCGGCGTTACGGATCGCGCTGTCGGTGCTGCTTCGACTGTTTGCGCCGTTCCTGCCCTACGCCACTGAAGAGGTCTGGTCCTGGTGGCAACAGGGATCCGTACACCGCGCATCCTGGCCCACCGAAGAGGAATGCGGCCCCGGTCACGGCGATGCCCGAGCGCTGCAGGTCGTGGGCGCCGCCCTCGCGGGTGTCCGCAGAGCCAAATCGGACGCCAAACTCGGGATGCGCGCGCAGGTCACCGAGATGACTCTCACCGCGCCGGCCGACGTGCTGGAGCTCATCCGCTCGGGTGAGAGCGACCTGCGGGCTGCCGGGAAGATCAACGGTATGACGTACAGCGAGGGCTCGGCGCTGGCCGTTACCGACGTGACCCTTGTGCCGCCGCCCCCTCGTGGAGCCGACACGCACTAA
- a CDS encoding glucose 1-dehydrogenase, which yields MLLKDKTMVVTGGNSGIGEAIVLAAAAEGVNVVIDYVEHPEDTTELIAKIEAAGGHAVGVQADITKTADLQKMIQTAVDTYGRLDVLVNNAGVETRTSLLQTTEADYDKVMTINMRSAFFGAQAAAKQFIAQGDGGLILNISSVHEDWPMPGNIAYCVSKGGMRMLTRTAGVELGEHNIRMVNIAPGAVSTPINASTEADPEKMKALNASIPLGRIAQSSEIADVVVFLASGKAGYMTANTVVIDGGIMQGSVGL from the coding sequence ATGTTGTTGAAAGACAAGACAATGGTTGTCACGGGCGGCAACAGCGGTATCGGCGAGGCCATCGTGCTCGCGGCTGCAGCGGAGGGCGTGAACGTCGTCATCGATTACGTCGAGCACCCCGAGGACACCACAGAACTGATCGCGAAAATCGAGGCAGCCGGCGGTCACGCCGTCGGGGTGCAGGCCGACATCACCAAAACCGCTGACCTGCAGAAGATGATCCAGACGGCTGTCGACACCTATGGCCGTCTGGACGTGTTGGTCAACAACGCCGGTGTCGAAACGCGAACGTCGTTGCTGCAGACCACCGAAGCCGACTACGACAAAGTCATGACCATCAACATGCGCAGCGCATTCTTCGGCGCGCAGGCCGCCGCGAAGCAGTTCATCGCCCAAGGCGACGGCGGGCTGATCCTGAACATCTCCTCTGTTCACGAAGACTGGCCGATGCCGGGAAATATCGCCTACTGCGTGTCCAAGGGCGGAATGCGGATGCTGACCCGTACGGCCGGTGTCGAGCTCGGTGAGCACAACATCCGGATGGTCAACATTGCGCCCGGCGCCGTGTCCACTCCCATCAACGCCTCCACCGAAGCCGACCCGGAGAAGATGAAGGCCCTGAACGCCTCGATTCCGCTGGGCCGGATAGCGCAATCCTCTGAGATCGCAGATGTGGTCGTCTTCCTCGCCTCTGGTAAGGCCGGCTACATGACCGCCAACACCGTCGTCATCGACGGCGGAATCATGCAGGGCAGCGTCGGCCTCTGA
- a CDS encoding GAD-like domain-containing protein encodes MSQTFDQRAGDTGAAVRRFVQAFPPGAGVRVPSLQYCEYAEGRLPDALVELWRAYGLGFYGDQALAIVDPAHWVPVLQTWLGGDTQRIPFAVTSFGHVYHYERVDGREDIQCLDPHFQNNVVIEGDMAQLLGDHLPGEHSHPRDLAGPHGGARQRKGELEQGQIYFFTPILALGGKVHPNNLDRGDGVEHLNHVHEQVAAQRS; translated from the coding sequence ATGAGTCAGACCTTCGACCAACGGGCCGGCGACACCGGAGCTGCGGTGCGCCGGTTCGTGCAGGCGTTCCCGCCCGGTGCGGGAGTGCGGGTGCCCAGCCTGCAGTACTGCGAATACGCCGAGGGTCGGCTGCCCGATGCACTGGTCGAGTTGTGGCGCGCGTACGGGCTCGGCTTCTACGGCGATCAGGCGCTGGCGATCGTCGATCCGGCGCACTGGGTTCCGGTGCTGCAGACCTGGTTGGGTGGCGATACCCAGCGAATCCCGTTCGCAGTCACCAGCTTCGGGCATGTCTACCACTATGAGCGCGTCGACGGCCGGGAAGACATTCAGTGTCTGGACCCGCACTTTCAGAACAACGTCGTCATCGAGGGCGATATGGCGCAGCTGCTCGGCGATCACCTACCCGGTGAGCACTCCCATCCCCGCGACCTGGCTGGTCCACACGGTGGTGCCCGGCAGCGCAAGGGCGAGTTGGAGCAGGGGCAGATCTACTTCTTCACTCCGATCCTGGCCCTCGGCGGCAAGGTGCACCCGAACAACCTGGACCGCGGCGACGGAGTCGAGCACCTGAACCACGTGCATGAACAGGTCGCTGCTCAGCGCTCCTGA